The following are from one region of the Planctomycetota bacterium genome:
- a CDS encoding polyprenyl synthetase family protein: protein MTRQNPTGGLDLDALYEAVVSWFAPEVLEAVAGPAETETERIARAWLAKGGKRWRPFLAACAFLSFQRRREGEDPIPKGPSVRKGGEAPEDLRKAAVAVECFHKASLIHDDIEDGDGERYGAKSLHAQYGVPIALNAGDFLLGEGYRLIGEIGVADGAKVQMVRAAARGHRSLCIGQGEELMAKRARRPVAPARVIEIFRMKTAPAFEVALRVGTTLAGAGEDLWPALARYGEALGIAYQIRDDLADWSAGAAPGPGTPRGDAGTPGEGGQPSILLSLAEERATGETKRFLEAAGRGSLAAEGSSGRLAQVLADLGVEESARRLLDRYRREAVTALEPLPSEGLRNVLERVVGKMFAGEGARCAAAL from the coding sequence ATGACCAGACAGAACCCGACGGGCGGGCTGGACCTCGACGCGCTGTACGAGGCGGTGGTTTCGTGGTTTGCGCCCGAGGTCCTGGAGGCCGTGGCCGGTCCGGCGGAAACGGAAACCGAGCGGATCGCGCGGGCGTGGCTGGCGAAGGGCGGGAAGCGTTGGCGGCCTTTCCTGGCGGCGTGCGCGTTTCTTTCGTTTCAGAGGCGGCGCGAAGGCGAAGACCCCATCCCGAAGGGACCTTCGGTCCGAAAGGGGGGCGAGGCGCCCGAGGACCTGCGGAAGGCGGCCGTCGCGGTCGAGTGTTTTCACAAGGCCTCCCTCATCCACGATGACATCGAGGACGGCGACGGGGAGCGCTACGGTGCGAAGTCGCTGCACGCGCAGTATGGCGTGCCGATCGCGCTGAATGCGGGGGACTTTCTGCTGGGCGAGGGGTACCGGCTGATCGGCGAGATCGGCGTTGCGGACGGGGCGAAGGTACAGATGGTGCGCGCCGCGGCGCGGGGCCATCGGAGCCTCTGCATCGGCCAGGGCGAGGAACTGATGGCGAAGCGGGCGCGCCGGCCGGTGGCCCCGGCGCGGGTGATCGAGATCTTCCGCATGAAGACGGCGCCGGCGTTCGAGGTGGCGCTGCGGGTTGGGACGACGCTGGCGGGGGCCGGCGAGGACCTTTGGCCGGCGCTCGCGCGGTACGGCGAGGCGCTGGGCATCGCGTACCAGATACGGGACGACCTCGCGGACTGGTCGGCGGGTGCGGCGCCCGGTCCCGGCACGCCTCGCGGCGATGCGGGCACGCCGGGAGAGGGGGGGCAGCCTTCGATCCTCTTGAGCCTGGCCGAGGAGCGGGCGACGGGTGAGACGAAACGGTTTCTGGAGGCGGCCGGGCGCGGTTCGCTCGCGGCGGAGGGATCGTCCGGTCGGCTGGCGCAGGTGCTCGCGGACCTCGGCGTCGAGGAATCGGCGCGGCGGTTGCTGGATCGCTACCGTCGCGAGGCGGTGACGGCCCTCGAGCCGCTCCCGAGCGAGGGCCTGCGGAACGTGCTGGAACGCGTCGTCGGCAAAATGTTCGCCGGCGAGGGGGCCCGATGTGCGGCGGCCCTCTGA